In one Streptomyces sp. NBC_01288 genomic region, the following are encoded:
- a CDS encoding RNA polymerase sigma factor translates to MSDGDGLRPWLYGIATNVLRNTRRAARRHNAALARLPDRPTDRDTLPDFADDVVGRMEKAERLAAAQTALGRLRRAEREVFALCVWSGLGYAAAGEALGVPASTVRSRLARARQRLRTLSEAELARRTSAGRPARYPGEPSAAATPDVPPRQEKPRRGPRTGQVPGGRPETARSTQEKHR, encoded by the coding sequence GTGTCCGACGGCGACGGACTGCGCCCCTGGTTGTACGGCATCGCCACCAACGTTCTGCGCAACACGCGTCGCGCCGCCCGTCGGCACAACGCCGCGCTCGCCAGGCTCCCCGACCGCCCGACGGACCGTGACACCCTGCCCGACTTCGCCGACGACGTCGTCGGGCGCATGGAGAAGGCCGAGCGGCTCGCTGCCGCGCAGACCGCGCTCGGTCGGCTGCGCAGAGCCGAGCGGGAAGTGTTCGCACTCTGCGTCTGGTCAGGACTGGGCTACGCGGCCGCGGGAGAGGCCCTCGGCGTGCCGGCGAGCACCGTACGGTCGCGGCTCGCCCGGGCGAGACAGCGTCTACGGACGTTGTCGGAGGCGGAGTTGGCCCGGCGCACGTCCGCCGGGCGGCCGGCCAGGTATCCGGGGGAGCCAAGTGCCGCCGCGACACCCGATGTTCCACCTCGGCAGGAAAAGCCGAGACGCGGCCCGCGCACCGGACAGGTACCGGGTGGCCGTCCCGAAACGGCCCGGTCGACTCAGGAGAAGCACCGATGA
- a CDS encoding AAA family ATPase, with the protein MGELGTQGGVQDTAKRLRAIGDELSDRFYERADVVRTLIVTLLAGQHSLLLGPPGTAKSELARELTGRFEGASYWEILLSKFTAPTRMFGPVDVAALARGEYRQVYDGRATTAHIAFIDEIFKCSTAALNETLGFLNERIYHPESGGEPINCPLIGAITASNELPSGDDTAAIYDRLLVRIEVGYLEDPAHFAALVRSAVSRPAPPTRTTVELAALQQAVTEAVPAVDVPDVIVDAVCTLRAALRRKELVASDRRWRQAVGLLQASAYLDGRPAVAETDLSVLTHVLWDSPAQRPTVEREVLHLVNPDAKEALDLADAIDELEAQLDAMAGQSREALSEWVIKKAHNQLATAGKRLERLRVEAAGAGRSTAAIDRVTGRQRAVRARVLTEALGMDASMVQAQL; encoded by the coding sequence ATGGGCGAGCTGGGCACTCAGGGCGGCGTGCAGGACACCGCCAAGAGGCTGCGGGCGATCGGCGACGAGTTGTCGGACCGCTTCTACGAGCGGGCCGACGTGGTGCGGACGCTGATCGTGACGCTGCTGGCCGGACAGCACTCGCTGCTGCTCGGCCCGCCCGGAACGGCGAAGTCCGAGCTGGCCCGGGAGCTCACGGGCAGGTTCGAGGGGGCGTCCTACTGGGAGATCCTCCTCTCGAAGTTCACCGCGCCGACGAGGATGTTCGGCCCCGTCGACGTCGCGGCGCTGGCCCGGGGCGAGTACCGCCAGGTCTACGACGGCCGCGCCACGACCGCGCACATCGCGTTCATCGACGAGATCTTCAAGTGCTCCACGGCCGCGCTGAACGAGACACTGGGCTTTCTCAACGAGCGGATCTACCACCCCGAGAGCGGCGGCGAGCCGATCAACTGCCCCCTGATCGGAGCCATCACGGCGAGCAACGAACTGCCCAGCGGAGACGACACGGCCGCGATCTACGATCGACTGCTGGTGCGGATCGAGGTCGGGTACCTGGAAGACCCCGCCCATTTCGCCGCGCTGGTCCGCTCCGCCGTCAGCCGCCCGGCGCCACCGACCCGGACCACGGTCGAACTGGCCGCGTTGCAGCAGGCCGTGACCGAGGCCGTCCCGGCCGTGGACGTCCCCGACGTGATCGTCGATGCGGTGTGCACCCTGCGGGCCGCCCTGCGCCGCAAGGAACTCGTCGCCTCCGACCGCCGCTGGCGGCAGGCGGTGGGTCTGCTCCAGGCGTCCGCGTACCTCGACGGGCGCCCGGCGGTCGCCGAGACCGACCTGTCGGTGCTGACCCACGTGCTGTGGGACTCCCCGGCCCAACGCCCCACCGTCGAGCGCGAGGTGCTGCATCTGGTCAACCCCGATGCCAAGGAGGCACTCGACCTGGCCGACGCCATCGATGAGCTGGAGGCCCAACTCGACGCCATGGCAGGGCAGTCCCGCGAGGCGCTGAGCGAGTGGGTCATCAAGAAGGCCCACAACCAGCTCGCCACAGCCGGCAAGCGACTGGAGAGGCTACGCGTGGAGGCGGCGGGCGCCGGCCGCTCCACCGCCGCCATCGACCGGGTCACCGGCCGCCAGCGCGCCGTCCGCGCCCGCGTTCTCACCGAGGCGCTCGGGATGGACGCGAGCATGGTGCAGGCGCAGCTCTGA
- a CDS encoding class I SAM-dependent RNA methyltransferase — MQAEPKKSLVGEEYEVEVGPVAHGGHCIARTSEGQVLFVRHALPGERVVARVTDGEEGARFLRADAVTILDESKDRVEAPCPYAGPGRCGGCDWQHAKPGAQRRLKGEVITEQLQRLAGLTPEEAGWDGTVMPAEGDKLPAGQVPRWRTRVQYAVDVDGNAGLRKHRSHEVEPVEHCMIAALGVSELGIEERDWSGMASVEAIAATGSQDRMVILEPRPGARLPLVELERPVSVMRVEEHDGGIHRVHGRAFVRERADGRTYRVGSGGFWQVHPMAADTLVKAVMQGLLPRKGDMALDLYCGVGLFAGALADRLGDKGAVLGIESGKRAVEDARHNLAGFERVRIEQGKVESVLPRTGISEVDLIVLDPPRAGAGKKTVEHLSSLGARKIAYVACDPAALARDLAYFRDGGYRVRTLRAFDLFPMTHHVECVAILEPVAKLS; from the coding sequence ATGCAGGCAGAACCGAAGAAATCGCTGGTGGGGGAGGAGTACGAGGTCGAGGTGGGCCCCGTTGCCCATGGCGGGCACTGCATCGCCCGTACGTCCGAGGGGCAGGTGCTGTTCGTCCGGCACGCGCTGCCCGGTGAGCGCGTCGTCGCGCGGGTCACCGACGGCGAGGAGGGCGCGCGGTTCCTGCGTGCCGACGCGGTGACGATCCTGGACGAGTCCAAGGACCGGGTCGAGGCACCGTGTCCGTACGCCGGCCCCGGCCGCTGCGGCGGCTGCGACTGGCAGCACGCCAAGCCCGGCGCCCAGCGTCGCCTCAAGGGCGAGGTCATCACCGAGCAGTTGCAGCGGCTCGCGGGGCTCACGCCCGAGGAGGCCGGCTGGGACGGCACGGTGATGCCGGCCGAGGGCGACAAGCTGCCCGCGGGCCAGGTGCCGCGGTGGCGCACGCGCGTCCAGTACGCGGTGGACGTCGACGGCAACGCCGGTCTGCGCAAGCACCGTTCGCACGAGGTCGAGCCGGTCGAGCACTGCATGATCGCGGCGCTCGGCGTCAGCGAGCTGGGCATCGAGGAACGCGACTGGTCCGGCATGGCCTCGGTCGAGGCGATCGCGGCGACGGGTTCCCAGGACCGGATGGTCATCCTGGAGCCCCGCCCCGGCGCGCGGCTGCCCCTGGTCGAGCTCGAACGCCCCGTCTCCGTCATGCGCGTCGAGGAACACGACGGCGGCATCCACCGGGTCCACGGCCGCGCGTTCGTCCGCGAGCGGGCCGACGGCCGTACGTACCGCGTCGGCAGCGGCGGCTTCTGGCAGGTCCACCCGATGGCCGCGGACACCCTCGTCAAGGCGGTCATGCAGGGCCTGCTGCCGCGCAAGGGCGACATGGCCCTCGACCTGTACTGCGGCGTCGGCCTCTTCGCGGGCGCGCTGGCCGACCGCCTCGGCGACAAGGGCGCGGTCCTCGGCATCGAGTCCGGCAAGCGCGCGGTCGAGGACGCGCGGCACAACCTCGCCGGGTTCGAGCGGGTGCGGATCGAGCAGGGCAAGGTCGAGAGCGTGCTGCCGCGGACGGGGATCAGCGAGGTCGATCTGATCGTCCTTGATCCGCCGCGGGCGGGGGCGGGCAAGAAGACCGTGGAGCATCTGTCGTCCCTCGGGGCGCGGAAGATCGCTTATGTAGCTTGCGATCCGGCTGCGTTGGCTCGGGACTTGGCGTATTTCCGGGATGGGGGGTATCGGGTGCGGACGCTTCGGGCGTTCGATCTGTTCCCGATGACGCACCACGTGGAGTGCGTGGCGATTCTGGAGCCGGTGGCGAAGCTGTCCTGA
- a CDS encoding APC family permease, with protein MSKLTDVPKRILIGRALRSDRLGETLLPKRIALPVFASDPLSSVAYAPGEVLLVLSIAGVSAYHFSPWIALAVVVLMFTVVASYRQNVHAYPSGGGDYEVATTNLGPKAGLTVASALLVDYVLTVAVSIASGIENLGSAIPFVIEHKVICAVAVVVLLTLMNLRGVKESGSLFAIPTYVFVAGVFVMIAWGAFRGLVLGDTMRAPTAAYHIRAEHQGLAGFALVFLLLRAFSSGCAALTGVEAISNGVPAFRKPKSKNAATTLAAMGILAVTMFCGIIALAMTTKVRMAENPGTDLLHNGVAIGSGYVQNPVISQVAEAVFGKGSFLFVVLAAATALVLFLAANTAYNGFPLLGSILAQDRYLPRQLHTRGDRLAFSNGIVLLAGTAALLLAIYGADSTRLIQLYIVGVFVSFTLSQTGMVRHWNRHLATEKDQAKRRHMVRSRAINTFGAFFTGLVLVVVLVTKFTHGAWVALLGMCIFYATMTAIRKHYDRVAEEIAAPEGPSDDSLRPSRVHSVVLISKIHRPALRALAYAKLMRSDTLEALSVNVDPAETKALREEWERRGIDVPLKVLDSPYREITRPIIEYVKGLRKESPRDAVSVIIPEYVVGHWYEHLLHNQSALRLKGRLLFTPGVMVTSVPYQLESSEAAKNRARKRSEWSAPGAVRRGPAEERHSESSKSKL; from the coding sequence GTGTCCAAACTGACCGACGTGCCCAAGCGCATCCTCATCGGGCGCGCACTGCGCAGCGACCGGTTGGGCGAAACGCTCCTGCCGAAGCGCATCGCACTCCCCGTCTTCGCCTCCGACCCGCTGTCCTCCGTGGCGTACGCGCCCGGCGAGGTGCTGCTGGTCCTCTCCATCGCGGGCGTGTCGGCGTACCACTTCAGCCCCTGGATCGCCCTCGCGGTCGTGGTGCTGATGTTCACCGTGGTCGCCTCCTACCGGCAGAACGTGCACGCCTACCCCAGCGGCGGCGGCGACTACGAGGTGGCCACCACCAACCTCGGACCCAAGGCCGGTCTCACCGTCGCGAGCGCCCTGCTCGTCGACTACGTCCTCACCGTCGCCGTGTCGATCGCCTCCGGCATCGAGAACCTCGGCTCCGCGATCCCGTTCGTGATCGAGCACAAGGTGATCTGCGCGGTCGCCGTCGTGGTGCTGCTCACGCTGATGAACCTGCGCGGGGTGAAGGAGTCCGGCTCGCTGTTCGCGATCCCGACGTACGTCTTCGTCGCGGGCGTCTTCGTCATGATCGCGTGGGGCGCCTTCCGCGGCCTGGTCCTCGGCGACACCATGCGCGCGCCGACCGCCGCCTACCACATCAGGGCCGAGCACCAGGGCCTGGCGGGCTTCGCCCTGGTCTTCCTGCTCCTGCGCGCCTTCTCCTCCGGCTGTGCGGCGCTCACCGGTGTCGAGGCGATCTCCAACGGCGTCCCGGCCTTCCGCAAGCCCAAGTCGAAGAACGCGGCGACCACGCTCGCGGCGATGGGCATCCTGGCCGTCACGATGTTCTGCGGGATCATCGCGCTGGCCATGACGACCAAGGTCCGCATGGCCGAGAACCCCGGCACCGACCTGCTGCACAACGGCGTCGCGATCGGCTCCGGCTATGTCCAGAACCCGGTGATCTCCCAGGTCGCCGAGGCCGTGTTCGGCAAGGGCAGCTTCCTGTTCGTCGTGCTCGCCGCGGCCACCGCGCTGGTGCTGTTCCTGGCCGCCAACACGGCGTACAACGGCTTCCCGCTCCTCGGCTCGATCCTCGCCCAGGACCGCTACCTCCCGCGCCAGCTGCACACCCGCGGCGACCGCCTGGCCTTCTCCAACGGCATCGTGCTGCTCGCCGGCACGGCCGCACTGCTGCTGGCGATCTACGGCGCCGACTCGACCCGGCTGATCCAGCTGTACATCGTCGGCGTCTTCGTGTCGTTCACCCTCAGCCAGACCGGCATGGTCCGGCACTGGAACCGCCACCTGGCCACAGAGAAGGACCAGGCCAAGCGCCGCCACATGGTCCGCTCCCGGGCCATCAACACCTTCGGCGCGTTCTTCACCGGCCTGGTGCTGGTCGTCGTCCTGGTCACGAAGTTCACCCACGGCGCCTGGGTGGCGCTGCTCGGCATGTGCATCTTCTACGCCACGATGACCGCGATCCGTAAGCACTACGACCGGGTCGCCGAGGAGATCGCGGCCCCCGAGGGCCCGAGCGACGACAGCCTCCGCCCGTCCCGCGTCCACTCCGTCGTCCTGATCTCCAAGATCCACCGCCCGGCTCTACGGGCCCTGGCCTACGCCAAGTTGATGCGCTCGGACACCCTGGAGGCGCTCAGCGTCAACGTCGACCCGGCGGAGACCAAGGCGCTGCGCGAGGAGTGGGAGCGGCGCGGGATCGACGTACCGCTGAAGGTGCTCGACTCGCCGTACCGGGAGATCACGCGGCCGATCATCGAGTACGTGAAGGGGCTGCGGAAGGAGTCTCCGCGCGACGCGGTGTCCGTGATCATCCCCGAGTACGTGGTCGGCCACTGGTACGAACACCTCCTCCACAACCAGAGCGCCCTGCGCCTCAAGGGCCGGCTGCTGTTCACGCCGGGCGTGATGGTGACGTCGGTGCCGTACCAGCTGGAGTCCTCCGAGGCGGCGAAGAACCGGGCGCGGAAGCGGAGCGAGTGGAGTGCGCCGGGGGCGGTGCGGCGAGGGCCTGCGGAGGAGCGGCACAGCGAGTCCTCCAAGTCCAAGCTCTAA